From Pseudochaenichthys georgianus chromosome 11, fPseGeo1.2, whole genome shotgun sequence, a single genomic window includes:
- the hey1 gene encoding hairy/enhancer-of-split related with YRPW motif protein 1, with product MKRNHDFSSSDSELDETIEVEKESGDENGNMSSPLGSMSPSTSTQVQARKRRRGIIEKRRRDRINNSLSELRRLVPSAFEKQGSAKLEKAEILQMTVDHLKMLHAAGGKGYFDAHALAMDYRGLGFRECLAETARYLSIIEGLDGADPLRIRLISHLNNYASQREAHSGLSHLAWGSAFGSPPAHLTHPLLLQHQQGATLAPLPRSATSSPQTPLSSTSSSSSSSSSSSSADSHIPGRRSGTPHSDQGQIRVPPTTGAPSTLTHPALVSSSVSKLSNPLLSTLSAFPFPFSAFPIMSPSALSAPIPTSSVGKPYRPWGMEIGAF from the exons ATGAAGAGGAATCACGATTTTAGTTCCTCGGACAGCGAGCTGGACGAGACTATTGAGGTGGAGAAGGAGAGTGGCGATGAGAATGG GAACATGAGCTCTCCCCTCGGGTCCATGTCGCCCTCAACTTCTACTCAAGTGCAGGCGAGGAAAAGGCGTCGAGGA ATAATTGAGAAACGGCGCCGTGACAGGATCAACAACAGTCTCAGCGAGCTGCGCAGGCTCGTGCCCAGCGCCTTCGAAAAACAG GGCTCAGCCAAACTGGAGAAAGCAGAGATTCTGCAGATGACTGTTGACcatctgaaaatgcttcatgcTGCTGGAGGCAAAG GTTATTTTGACGCTCATGCACTGGCGATGGACTACCGTGGTCTGGGTTTCAGGGAGTGCCTGGCTGAGACGGCCCGCTATCTGAGCATCATCGAGGGCTTGGACGGGGCAGACCCTCTGCGTATCCGCCTGATCTCCCACCTCAACAACTACGCCAGTCAGAGAGAGGCTCACTCCGGCCTGAGTCACCTGGCCTGGGGCTCTGCGTTCGGGTCCCCTCCTGCCCACCTCACgcaccccctcctcctccagcaccagCAGGGGGCCACATTGGCACCTTTACCCCGCAGCGCCACCAGCAGCCCACAAACTCCTCTGTCATCtacatcttcctcctcctcctcttcttcatcctcGTCCAGTGCAGACTCTCACATCCCAGGCAGACGCAGTGGCACCCCTCACTCAGATCAGGGCCAGATCCGGGTCCCCCCTACCACTGGGGCTCCCAGCACCCTCACACACCCTGCCTTGGTCTCCTCATCAGTGTCCAAGCTCTCCAATCCTCTCCTCTCCACCCTCTCAGCGTTCCCCTTCCCCTTCAGTGCCTTCCCCATCATGTCCCCCTCCGCCCTCAGCGCCCCCATCCCAACATCCAGCGTGGGGAAACCCTACAGACCCTGGGGCATGGAGATAGGAGCCTTCTga
- the stmn2b gene encoding stathmin-2b, translated as MAKTAIAYKEKMKEISVFSLICSCLYPETRKNLMGDFEDLDIKPINKRASGQSFEIILKPTSPVSDNAHCITTPPKRDISLEDIQKKLEAAEDRRKSQEAQVLQALAEKREHERDVLMKAMEENSNFSRMAEEKLQVKMEQIEENRQAYMAAIMDRLQEKERHAQEVRRNKELREEVTA; from the exons CTTACAAAGAGAAGATGAAGGAGATCTCAGTCTTCTCACTCATCTGCTCCTGTCTGTACCCCGAGACTCGCAAAAACCTCATGGGGGATTTTGAAG actTGGACATCAAGCCCATTAACAAGCGAGCCTCAGGCCAGTCCTTTGAGATCATCTTGAAGCCGACCTCCCCCGTGTCTGATAATGCCCACTGCATCACCACACCCCCAAAGAGGGACATATCCCTGGAGGACATCCAGAAGAAACTGGAGGCAGCTGAGGATCGGAGGAAA TCCCAGGAGGCGCAGGTCCTGCAGGCCTTGGCTGAGAAGCGTGAACACGAGCGCGACGTGCTGATGAAGGCCATGGAGGAGAACAGCAACTTCAGCCGCATGGCCGAAGAGAAGCTCCAGGTGAAGATGGAGCAAATCGAGGAGAACCGGCAGGCTTACATGGCTGCCATAATGGATCGCCTGCAGGAGAAG GAGAGGCATGCTCAGGAGGTGCGCAGGAACAAGGAGTTGAGAGAAGAAGTGACAGCGTGA